In Deinococcus yavapaiensis KR-236, a genomic segment contains:
- the argC gene encoding N-acetyl-gamma-glutamyl-phosphate reductase: MTLPAKPRIFIDGEAGTTGLQIRARLAERTDLELVSIDAEKRKDDAERARLLNSVDVAILCLPDEASRQAVAMIENDRVRVLDASSAHRVEPGWTYGFPELSTAQEAAIRTSTRVSVPGCYPTGMIGLVRPLVDARLLASDYPVSVHGASGYSGGGRTLVDAMEGRGGAHKLAGPYRAYGLTLDHKHVPEMRTYGGLAHAPLFTPSVGAWRQGMLVEVPLHTRLLGGATGRDLHEALRAHYEASRFVDVMEFGDGSPDVLDPETLAGTNRMELFVFENPAQGHVLLMARFDNLGKGASGAAVQNLDLMLGLDAERDYAVREEVTA, translated from the coding sequence GTGACTTTGCCAGCGAAACCGCGAATCTTCATCGACGGGGAGGCGGGTACGACCGGTTTGCAGATCCGCGCGAGACTCGCGGAGCGCACTGACCTCGAGCTCGTATCGATCGACGCCGAGAAGCGCAAGGACGACGCGGAACGCGCTCGCCTCTTGAACTCGGTGGACGTCGCCATCTTGTGTCTGCCCGATGAAGCGTCACGTCAAGCCGTCGCCATGATCGAGAACGACCGCGTGCGCGTGCTCGACGCGAGCAGCGCGCATCGCGTCGAGCCCGGCTGGACGTACGGCTTTCCCGAATTGTCGACCGCTCAGGAAGCGGCGATTCGCACGTCGACGCGCGTATCCGTGCCCGGCTGCTATCCCACCGGCATGATCGGCCTCGTGCGGCCCCTCGTGGACGCGAGGCTTCTCGCGTCCGACTACCCGGTGAGCGTCCACGGCGCGAGCGGCTACAGCGGAGGCGGACGGACGCTCGTGGACGCCATGGAAGGGCGCGGCGGCGCGCACAAGCTCGCCGGGCCTTACCGCGCGTACGGCCTCACGCTCGACCACAAGCACGTGCCCGAGATGCGCACGTACGGCGGCCTCGCGCACGCCCCGCTCTTCACGCCGTCCGTCGGCGCGTGGCGTCAAGGCATGCTCGTGGAAGTGCCGCTGCACACCCGACTGCTCGGCGGCGCGACAGGCCGAGATCTGCACGAGGCGTTGCGCGCGCATTACGAGGCGAGCCGCTTCGTGGACGTCATGGAATTCGGCGACGGCTCGCCCGACGTTCTCGATCCCGAGACCCTGGCGGGCACCAACCGCATGGAACTCTTCGTGTTCGAGAATCCGGCGCAAGGCCACGTCCTGCTGATGGCTCGCTTCGACAACCTCGGCAAGGGCGCGTCCGGCGCCGCCGTGCAAAACCTCGACCTCATGCTGGGCTTGGACGCCGAGCGTGACTACGCGGTTCGCGAGGAGGTGACGGCGTGA
- the argJ gene encoding bifunctional glutamate N-acetyltransferase/amino-acid acetyltransferase ArgJ produces MTTFPTGFQAAALAAGIKPSGKVDLTAVVSDRPCAWAFAGTTSAAAAACVTWGRERYATGAAVRALLVNAGNANAATGEGGARDNAEMAASLAALMGTAAEEVLTASTGVIGHRLPMDRVRSGVAALTNRFESDLSPHAHAIMTTDLVAKTAEATLSTGQRLVGVAKGSGMIHPNMATMFAFVYTDADVNQARLRAAFPGVVNRTFNAVTVDGDTSTNDMAVVLANGAGGACDETEFLTALEVVMRDLARQIARDGEGATKLLTVKVAGAASEEDALLAARTCAGSPLLKSAVHGNDPNWGRTIAALGRSGARLDLERLKVSVQGHRVFAGEPLPYDAKAVSGEMRAEEVVFDIDLGVGTASGEAWGCDLSAEYVRINAEYTT; encoded by the coding sequence GTGACGACCTTTCCGACGGGCTTTCAAGCCGCCGCCCTCGCGGCCGGAATCAAGCCGAGCGGAAAGGTCGACCTCACGGCGGTCGTGAGCGACCGTCCTTGTGCCTGGGCCTTCGCGGGAACGACGAGCGCCGCCGCCGCCGCGTGCGTGACGTGGGGCCGCGAGCGGTACGCGACGGGCGCGGCCGTGCGGGCGTTGCTCGTGAACGCGGGCAACGCGAACGCCGCGACAGGAGAAGGCGGGGCGCGCGACAACGCCGAGATGGCCGCCTCGCTCGCCGCGTTAATGGGGACCGCCGCCGAGGAGGTCCTCACGGCGTCCACGGGCGTCATCGGGCATCGTCTTCCCATGGACCGCGTTCGGTCGGGAGTCGCTGCGCTCACGAATCGCTTCGAGAGCGACCTCTCGCCGCACGCGCACGCGATCATGACGACGGACCTCGTCGCGAAGACCGCCGAGGCGACCCTTTCTACGGGGCAACGGCTCGTCGGCGTGGCGAAGGGCAGCGGGATGATCCATCCCAACATGGCGACGATGTTCGCCTTCGTCTACACCGACGCGGACGTGAATCAAGCGCGCCTACGCGCCGCCTTTCCAGGCGTCGTGAACCGGACCTTCAACGCCGTTACCGTCGACGGCGACACGTCCACGAACGACATGGCGGTCGTCCTCGCGAACGGTGCGGGAGGAGCGTGCGACGAAACCGAGTTCCTGACGGCGCTCGAGGTCGTCATGCGTGACCTCGCTCGGCAGATCGCGCGCGACGGTGAGGGCGCGACGAAGCTTCTCACCGTCAAGGTCGCGGGCGCGGCGAGCGAGGAGGACGCGTTGCTCGCCGCACGGACGTGCGCGGGCAGCCCTCTTCTCAAGAGCGCCGTGCACGGCAACGACCCGAACTGGGGCCGCACGATCGCCGCGCTGGGACGATCCGGCGCTCGCCTCGACCTCGAGCGCTTGAAGGTGAGCGTGCAAGGCCACCGCGTCTTCGCGGGCGAACCTCTTCCCTACGACGCCAAGGCCGTCTCGGGCGAGATGCGCGCCGAGGAGGTCGTGTTCGACATCGACCTCGGCGTCGGCACGGCGAGCGGCGAGGCGTGGGGATGCGACCTCAGCGCCGAGTACGTGCGGATCAACGCCGAGTACACGACGTGA
- a CDS encoding tryptophan-rich sensory protein, which yields MTGLSRQIILVVAVVVTLAMNTIAGIGLLFGRDPGSISDRLPNAFTPAGFTFSIWGLIFLALIAFAAWQARADQRGERLDKLAVPFLLANLFNITWLLAWHSLNYGLSVVIMLALLASLVWLYLRLDIMNLQGAEKFWLGAPISLYFGWISVATIANVTAWLVSRGVTDGLLGIGAQAWSAILIGVASLVGAFLLWRKRDWVFAVVLAWSFYGVYAARPNADVITAVILVGVASLLIAFFLGLRRLRTDPPRPLSA from the coding sequence ATGACAGGACTTTCGAGACAAATCATCCTGGTCGTGGCCGTCGTCGTGACGCTCGCAATGAACACGATCGCTGGGATCGGCTTGTTGTTCGGGCGCGATCCTGGCAGCATCTCGGATCGCTTGCCGAACGCCTTCACACCCGCCGGATTCACGTTCAGTATTTGGGGCCTCATCTTCTTGGCACTCATCGCGTTCGCTGCATGGCAAGCGAGGGCCGATCAACGAGGCGAACGGCTCGACAAGTTGGCGGTACCGTTTCTGCTCGCCAACCTCTTCAACATCACGTGGTTGCTCGCTTGGCACTCGCTGAACTACGGCCTGAGCGTCGTCATCATGCTGGCGCTCCTCGCGAGCCTCGTGTGGCTGTACCTGCGCCTGGACATCATGAACCTTCAGGGCGCCGAAAAGTTCTGGTTGGGCGCGCCGATCAGCTTGTACTTCGGCTGGATCAGCGTCGCGACCATCGCCAACGTCACCGCGTGGCTGGTGAGCCGGGGCGTCACGGACGGCTTGCTCGGAATCGGGGCGCAAGCTTGGTCGGCGATCCTGATCGGGGTCGCGTCGTTGGTCGGCGCGTTCTTGCTGTGGCGCAAGCGCGACTGGGTGTTCGCGGTCGTTCTCGCGTGGAGCTTTTACGGAGTGTACGCAGCGCGCCCGAACGCCGACGTCATCACCGCCGTCATCCTCGTCGGCGTCGCCTCGCTGCTGATCGCGTTCTTTCTCGGCTTGCGCCGTCTGCGCACCGATCCGCCACGTCCCCTGAGCGCTTGA
- a CDS encoding TerC family protein: MDLPLWVWFAFIGGVLTMLALDLGVFNRKAHVISVKEAGIWTTVWVSLSLIFAAVIWNWLGPQKGVDWLTGYVVEYSLAVDNIFVFVLVFAAFGVPAQYRHRVLFWGVIGALLMRGAMILVGAQLIDRFHWILYFFGAFLVYAGIKMFKGGHGEEVDLEKNVAVRIARRFFKISPTYDGQKFFTVQNGVRMATPLFLVLLVVEFTDLIFAVDSIPAIFAITTDPFIVFTSNVMAILGLRSMYFLLAHVVDRFIYLKTGLAVILSFIGVKLLLIDVYKIPTSVSLAVIVTVLTLSVVTSLYATRHQAPKPVLQDSHD; this comes from the coding sequence GTGGATTTGCCCCTTTGGGTCTGGTTTGCTTTCATTGGCGGCGTGCTGACGATGCTCGCCCTCGACCTCGGCGTGTTCAACCGAAAAGCGCACGTCATCTCCGTGAAGGAGGCGGGCATCTGGACGACCGTCTGGGTGAGCTTGTCGCTCATCTTCGCCGCCGTCATCTGGAATTGGCTCGGTCCGCAAAAAGGCGTCGATTGGCTCACGGGCTACGTCGTCGAGTACTCCCTTGCCGTCGACAACATCTTCGTGTTCGTCCTCGTGTTCGCCGCGTTCGGCGTGCCCGCGCAGTACCGCCACCGCGTGCTGTTCTGGGGCGTCATCGGCGCGCTTCTCATGCGGGGCGCCATGATCCTCGTCGGCGCGCAGCTCATCGACCGCTTTCACTGGATTTTGTACTTCTTCGGAGCGTTCCTCGTCTACGCGGGCATCAAGATGTTTAAAGGCGGCCACGGGGAGGAAGTCGACTTGGAGAAAAACGTGGCCGTACGAATCGCGCGCCGCTTCTTCAAGATCAGCCCGACGTACGACGGCCAGAAGTTCTTCACCGTACAAAACGGCGTGAGGATGGCGACGCCGCTGTTCTTGGTGCTGCTCGTCGTGGAGTTCACCGACTTGATCTTCGCCGTGGATTCCATTCCCGCCATCTTCGCCATCACGACCGATCCGTTCATCGTGTTCACGTCGAACGTCATGGCCATCTTGGGCCTTCGCAGCATGTACTTTCTGCTGGCGCACGTCGTCGACCGCTTCATCTACCTCAAGACGGGCCTGGCCGTCATCTTGTCGTTCATCGGCGTGAAATTGCTTCTCATCGACGTGTACAAGATTCCGACGTCCGTTTCCCTCGCGGTGATCGTCACCGTCTTGACGCTTAGCGTCGTCACGTCGCTCTACGCGACGCGTCATCAAGCGCCGAAGCCTGTTTTACAAGACTCGCACGATTGA